Proteins co-encoded in one Streptomyces roseochromogenus subsp. oscitans DS 12.976 genomic window:
- a CDS encoding NPCBM/NEW2 domain-containing protein, with translation MRHPHTRTTRRRVVEAFTAGLLCAAGLATPAHAFPAHAAPAQTPAASAVPALADGLALTPPMGFNNWNSTHCGADFNETMVKGIADLFVTKGLKEAGYQYVNLDDCWALPHRDADGKLVPDPARFPNGIKAVADYVHSKGLKLGIYTSAGTKTCNSAGFPGALGHEYSDAQQFADWGVDYLKYDNCNNQGVDAKQRYTTMRDALKAASRKTGRPIVYSICEWGENKPWEWAADVGHLWRTTGDISDNWGSMLSILKQNLPLAPYAGPGRWNDPDMLEVGNGGMTDTEYRSHFSLWSVMAAPLLIGTDLRKASQVTFGILDNKEVIAVDQDPLGKQGTVVSATGGRWVIAKEMKDGSRAVALFNESGAAQRIATSAAAVGLPDAPAYTLRDLWQHRSYNTAGTVAATVPAHGTVLLRISADPHWAANPPATELGLDGSPLLEAAAPTPLTSTVTDLGRTPARGVSVSLTGPEGWTVRPASGTTATGLATGRSLRTAWSVTAPAGTPTGSYGLTLQAHYRSPAGQRVTSTLPLTASVVVRPPAGTSYLSDLNWLSATSGWGPVERDTSNGESAAGDGHPITIGGTVYAKGLGVHAPSDISFYTGKSCRKVTADVGVDDEKGTKGTVAFEIWADGTKVASTGVLTNAMPAQPVSADVTGAQVIRLVVTDGGDGNDSDHADWANATLTC, from the coding sequence ATGCGTCACCCTCACACGCGCACAACCCGCCGAAGAGTGGTCGAAGCCTTCACCGCGGGACTGCTGTGCGCGGCGGGCCTCGCCACCCCCGCGCACGCCTTCCCCGCGCACGCGGCCCCCGCCCAGACCCCGGCAGCCTCCGCTGTCCCCGCCCTGGCCGACGGTCTCGCCCTCACCCCGCCGATGGGCTTCAACAACTGGAACTCGACGCACTGCGGTGCCGACTTCAACGAGACCATGGTCAAGGGAATCGCCGACCTCTTCGTGACCAAGGGCCTGAAGGAGGCCGGCTACCAGTACGTCAACCTGGACGACTGCTGGGCACTGCCACACCGCGACGCCGACGGCAAGCTGGTACCCGACCCGGCCCGCTTCCCGAACGGCATCAAGGCCGTCGCCGACTACGTCCACTCCAAGGGACTCAAACTCGGCATCTACACCAGCGCCGGCACCAAGACCTGCAACAGCGCGGGCTTCCCGGGCGCGCTCGGTCACGAGTACAGCGACGCCCAGCAGTTCGCCGACTGGGGCGTGGACTACTTGAAATACGACAACTGCAATAACCAGGGCGTCGACGCCAAGCAGCGCTACACGACCATGCGCGACGCGCTCAAGGCCGCCTCTCGGAAAACAGGCCGGCCCATCGTGTACAGCATCTGCGAATGGGGCGAGAACAAGCCCTGGGAGTGGGCGGCGGACGTCGGTCATCTGTGGCGCACCACCGGTGACATCAGCGACAACTGGGGCTCGATGCTGTCGATCCTCAAGCAGAACCTCCCGCTCGCGCCGTACGCCGGACCCGGCCGCTGGAACGACCCCGACATGCTGGAGGTCGGCAACGGCGGCATGACGGACACCGAGTACCGCTCGCACTTCTCCCTCTGGTCGGTCATGGCGGCGCCCCTGCTCATCGGCACCGACCTGCGCAAGGCCTCCCAGGTGACCTTCGGCATCCTGGACAACAAGGAGGTCATCGCCGTCGACCAGGACCCGCTGGGCAAGCAGGGCACGGTCGTCTCCGCCACCGGCGGACGCTGGGTGATCGCCAAGGAGATGAAGGACGGCAGCCGGGCGGTCGCCCTGTTCAACGAGTCCGGCGCCGCCCAGCGGATCGCCACCAGCGCGGCCGCCGTAGGCCTGCCCGACGCCCCCGCCTACACCCTGCGCGACCTGTGGCAGCACCGCAGCTACAACACCGCGGGCACCGTCGCGGCCACCGTCCCGGCCCATGGCACGGTCCTGCTGCGCATCTCGGCCGACCCGCACTGGGCGGCCAACCCGCCCGCCACCGAACTGGGCCTGGACGGCAGCCCGTTGCTGGAGGCCGCCGCCCCGACGCCGCTGACCAGCACCGTCACCGACCTCGGCCGCACCCCCGCGCGCGGGGTGTCCGTGTCCCTGACCGGCCCCGAGGGGTGGACCGTACGGCCCGCATCAGGGACCACGGCCACCGGCCTCGCCACCGGCAGGAGCCTGCGCACCGCCTGGAGCGTCACCGCCCCGGCGGGAACACCCACCGGCTCCTACGGCCTCACGCTCCAGGCGCATTACCGCTCACCCGCCGGACAGCGCGTCACCAGCACGCTCCCGCTGACCGCGTCGGTCGTGGTACGGCCGCCCGCCGGGACGTCGTATCTCAGCGACCTGAACTGGCTGTCGGCGACGAGTGGTTGGGGGCCGGTGGAACGCGACACCAGCAACGGGGAGAGCGCGGCGGGCGACGGCCACCCGATCACCATCGGCGGCACGGTGTACGCCAAGGGCCTCGGAGTCCACGCACCCAGCGACATCTCCTTCTACACCGGCAAGTCCTGCCGGAAGGTCACCGCGGACGTCGGCGTCGACGACGAGAAGGGCACCAAGGGCACCGTCGCCTTCGAGATCTGGGCGGACGGCACCAAGGTCGCCTCGACCGGGGTCCTGACCAACGCGATGCCGGCCCAGCCGGTCTCCGCCGACGTCACCGGCGCCCAGGTGATCCGCCTGGTCGTCACCGACGGCGGGGACGGGAACGACTCCGACCATGCGGACTGGGCGAACGCCACGCTGACCTGCTGA
- a CDS encoding maleylpyruvate isomerase family mycothiol-dependent enzyme, with amino-acid sequence MNGPTAFGAPDDRAVDVPPADDRIEDVVRSGDRLVRAAAGLSDAGLRAPSELPGWTRGHVLAHVAHSVDAYVWLLRLAHTGREPGPHADAVTLSAAVERDAALPADRLVDRLRESLDRFAARSRTTPAPVWDRLVPALAGWLHPARYLLLRCLRELETHHLDLGLGHGTDQWPNTYVAWALDDTLVTLRAQGFPLASVEAVDLGRRWPVAAQGPSVAGAGHQVLGWLSGRTPADALTTGRPAHLLPRPPAWPQPPLPGWGRVDDGA; translated from the coding sequence GTGAACGGGCCCACGGCCTTCGGCGCCCCGGACGATCGCGCCGTAGATGTTCCCCCCGCAGACGATCGCATCGAGGACGTCGTGCGCTCGGGCGACCGGCTGGTCCGGGCCGCGGCCGGGCTGTCCGACGCCGGACTGCGCGCTCCGTCGGAGCTGCCCGGCTGGACGCGCGGCCATGTGCTCGCCCACGTCGCCCACAGCGTCGATGCCTATGTGTGGCTGCTGCGGCTCGCGCACACCGGCCGGGAACCGGGCCCGCACGCGGACGCGGTGACGCTGTCCGCGGCGGTCGAGCGGGATGCGGCGCTGCCCGCGGACCGGCTCGTGGACAGGCTGCGGGAGAGCCTGGACCGGTTCGCGGCGCGGTCGCGTACGACGCCCGCCCCCGTCTGGGACCGCCTGGTCCCGGCGCTGGCCGGCTGGCTCCACCCGGCCCGGTACCTGCTGCTGCGCTGCCTGCGGGAACTGGAGACCCATCACCTCGACCTGGGCCTCGGACACGGCACCGACCAGTGGCCGAACACGTATGTCGCCTGGGCGCTGGACGACACCCTCGTCACGCTGCGCGCCCAGGGGTTTCCGCTCGCCTCGGTGGAGGCGGTGGATCTCGGCCGGCGCTGGCCGGTGGCGGCCCAGGGCCCCTCGGTCGCCGGGGCCGGGCACCAGGTGCTCGGCTGGCTCAGCGGACGGACTCCGGCCGACGCGCTGACGACCGGCCGTCCGGCACACCTCCTGCCCCGCCCGCCCGCATGGCCCCAGCCTCCGCTGCCCGGCTGGGGACGCGTCGACGACGGGGCGTGA
- a CDS encoding NUDIX hydrolase: MTVVWINGAFGAGKTTTARELIELIPNSTLFDPEVIGGELTHLLPAKRLAEVGDFQDLPIWRRLVVDTAAALLAELGGSLVVPMTLLRQEYRDEIFGGLAARRIPVHHLLLAPAETILRERIAGREIPPDLPDGEIRQRQWAYDHIEPYHAALASWLTADAHLVDTSALTPYATAVRIADAVGSGAVPPCDIVQTPEPTAETLAAGVLLFDEHDRVLLVDPTYKPGWEFPGGVVERGEAPARAGMREVAEETGIRLRDVPRLLVVDWERPVPPGFGGLRLLFDGGRLESGEASRVLLPGPELRAWRFATEQEAAGMLPPVRYERLRWALRARERGTALYLEAGVPVG; the protein is encoded by the coding sequence GTGACCGTCGTCTGGATCAACGGCGCGTTCGGTGCGGGGAAGACCACCACCGCACGGGAACTGATCGAACTGATCCCGAACAGCACGCTCTTCGACCCCGAGGTCATCGGCGGAGAGCTCACGCATCTGCTGCCGGCCAAGCGCCTCGCCGAGGTCGGCGACTTCCAGGACCTGCCGATCTGGCGCCGGCTCGTGGTCGACACGGCGGCCGCGCTCCTCGCCGAGCTGGGCGGGAGCCTCGTGGTGCCCATGACCCTGCTCCGTCAGGAGTACCGCGACGAGATCTTCGGCGGCCTCGCCGCCCGCAGGATCCCGGTGCACCATCTGCTGCTCGCTCCGGCTGAAACGATCCTGCGCGAGCGGATAGCCGGGCGGGAGATCCCGCCGGACCTGCCCGACGGCGAGATACGGCAGCGGCAGTGGGCCTACGACCACATCGAGCCCTACCACGCCGCCCTCGCCTCCTGGCTCACCGCCGACGCCCATCTCGTGGACACCAGCGCCCTCACGCCGTACGCCACCGCCGTCCGCATCGCCGACGCCGTCGGCAGCGGTGCCGTACCGCCCTGCGACATCGTGCAGACCCCCGAGCCGACCGCCGAGACCCTCGCCGCCGGGGTGCTGCTCTTCGACGAGCACGACCGGGTGCTGCTCGTGGACCCGACCTACAAGCCCGGCTGGGAGTTCCCCGGCGGTGTGGTGGAGCGCGGCGAGGCACCGGCCCGCGCCGGGATGCGCGAGGTCGCCGAGGAGACCGGAATACGGCTGAGAGACGTGCCCCGTCTGCTCGTCGTCGACTGGGAACGGCCGGTGCCGCCCGGCTTCGGCGGGCTGCGGCTGCTGTTCGACGGCGGCAGGCTGGAGTCCGGCGAGGCGTCCCGGGTCCTGCTGCCCGGCCCGGAACTGCGTGCCTGGCGCTTCGCCACCGAACAGGAGGCAGCCGGCATGCTGCCTCCGGTCCGCTACGAGCGCCTGCGCTGGGCCCTGCGGGCCCGCGAGCGGGGAACCGCCCTGTACCTGGAGGCCGGGGTACCGGTCGGCTGA
- a CDS encoding MBL fold metallo-hydrolase, whose amino-acid sequence MDVIELLPRLHLLRFPVGQAYLWRDDDALTLIDAGTIGAGRAIADAVTGLGYAPGDVQRIVLTHFHEDHVGGAGEFAALSGAEVLAHDLDAPFVRGELPGPPPRFEEWELPLHAAAARHLPAGTPVPPAAVTAVSDGDVLDFGGGARVVHVPGHTDGSIALFLPAQGVLFTGDTVAASPVDGTVIPGVFNLDRPQLLASLGRLAELDADVACFGHGDAVAGGAAAALRKAASAR is encoded by the coding sequence ATGGACGTCATCGAACTGCTCCCCCGTCTGCACCTCCTCCGTTTCCCGGTGGGCCAGGCCTATCTCTGGCGCGACGACGACGCGTTGACGCTGATCGACGCGGGCACGATCGGCGCCGGTCGCGCGATCGCCGACGCGGTCACGGGCCTGGGGTACGCGCCCGGGGACGTACAGCGGATCGTGCTGACCCACTTCCACGAGGACCACGTGGGCGGCGCGGGCGAGTTCGCAGCGCTCAGCGGTGCCGAGGTGCTGGCGCACGACCTGGACGCGCCGTTCGTCCGTGGTGAACTCCCCGGCCCGCCCCCGCGGTTCGAGGAGTGGGAGCTGCCACTCCACGCGGCGGCGGCCCGGCATCTGCCCGCGGGCACACCAGTGCCGCCAGCCGCGGTCACCGCCGTGTCCGACGGCGATGTCCTGGACTTCGGCGGCGGCGCCCGGGTCGTCCATGTACCCGGGCACACGGACGGCAGCATCGCCCTGTTCCTGCCCGCGCAGGGCGTGCTGTTCACCGGGGACACGGTGGCGGCCTCACCGGTCGACGGCACGGTGATCCCGGGCGTCTTCAACCTCGACCGACCCCAACTCCTGGCCTCGCTCGGTCGGTTGGCCGAGCTGGACGCGGACGTGGCGTGCTTCGGCCACGGAGACGCGGTGGCAGGGGGCGCGGCCGCCGCACTGCGCAAGGCGGCGAGCGCTCGCTGA
- a CDS encoding dipeptidase encodes MSSNPVAETVASLLPRAKAELAELVAFKSVADFAQFPKSESEAAARWIADALRAEGFADVALLDTPDGTQSVYGYLPGPEGARTVLLYAHYDVQPPLDEARWTTPPFELTERDGRWYGRGSADCKGGVLMHLLALRALKANGGVPVHVKVIVEGSEEQGTGGLERYAEEHPELLAADTIVIGDAGNFRVGLPTVTTTLRGMTLVRVAVDTLAGNLHSGQFGGAAPDALAALIRVLDSLRAEDGSTTVDGLDATAAWDGLEYTEEQFRTDARVLDGVELIGGGSVADRIWARPAITVLGIDCPPVIGATPSVQSSARALISLRVPPGVDAAEATKLLQAHVETHAPWGARVTTEQIGQGQPFRADPSSPAYQAMADAMAVAYPGETMQYAGQGGSIPLCNTLAGLYPQAEILLIGLSEPEAQIHAVDESVSPEELERLSVAEALFLRNYAAG; translated from the coding sequence ATGTCGTCGAATCCGGTCGCCGAGACCGTCGCCTCGCTGCTGCCACGGGCCAAGGCGGAGCTGGCCGAACTGGTCGCCTTCAAGTCGGTGGCGGACTTCGCGCAGTTCCCGAAGAGCGAGAGCGAGGCCGCCGCGCGCTGGATCGCCGACGCCCTGCGCGCCGAGGGTTTCGCCGACGTGGCGCTGCTGGACACCCCGGACGGCACCCAGTCCGTCTACGGCTACCTGCCGGGCCCCGAGGGGGCGAGGACGGTTCTCCTCTATGCGCACTACGACGTGCAGCCGCCGCTGGACGAGGCCCGCTGGACCACCCCGCCGTTCGAGCTGACCGAGCGCGACGGCCGCTGGTACGGCCGCGGGAGTGCCGACTGCAAGGGCGGCGTCCTCATGCACCTGCTCGCGCTGCGCGCCCTGAAGGCGAACGGCGGCGTCCCGGTGCATGTCAAGGTGATCGTCGAGGGCTCGGAGGAGCAGGGCACGGGCGGCCTGGAGCGGTACGCCGAGGAGCACCCGGAGCTGCTGGCCGCGGACACCATCGTGATCGGCGACGCGGGCAACTTCCGGGTCGGCCTGCCCACGGTCACCACCACGCTGCGCGGCATGACCCTGGTCCGGGTGGCCGTCGACACGCTCGCGGGCAATCTGCACTCCGGCCAGTTCGGCGGCGCCGCCCCGGACGCGCTGGCCGCGCTGATCCGCGTGCTGGACTCGCTGCGCGCCGAGGACGGTTCGACCACGGTCGACGGTCTCGACGCGACGGCGGCGTGGGACGGCCTGGAGTACACCGAGGAGCAGTTCCGTACGGACGCCAGGGTGCTGGACGGCGTGGAACTGATCGGTGGCGGCTCGGTCGCCGACCGGATCTGGGCCCGCCCGGCAATCACCGTGCTCGGCATCGACTGCCCGCCGGTCATCGGCGCCACCCCGTCCGTGCAGTCGAGCGCCCGCGCCCTGATCAGCCTGCGGGTGCCGCCGGGCGTGGACGCCGCGGAGGCGACCAAGCTGCTCCAGGCGCATGTCGAGACGCACGCCCCCTGGGGTGCCCGGGTCACCACCGAGCAGATCGGCCAGGGCCAGCCCTTCCGCGCCGACCCCTCCAGCCCTGCGTACCAGGCGATGGCCGACGCGATGGCGGTCGCCTACCCCGGCGAGACCATGCAGTACGCCGGCCAGGGCGGCTCCATCCCGCTGTGCAACACCCTCGCCGGCCTCTACCCGCAGGCCGAGATCCTGCTCATCGGCCTGAGCGAGCCGGAGGCGCAGATCCACGCGGTCGACGAGAGCGTGTCCCCCGAGGAGCTGGAGCGGCTGTCGGTCGCCGAGGCGCTGTTCCTGCGCAACTACGCGGCGGGCTAG
- a CDS encoding geranylgeranyl reductase family protein has translation MSGENSSADDVQRVWDVVVVGAGPAGASAAYAAAVAGRRVLLLEKAELPRYKTCGGGIIGPSRDALPPGFELPFRDRVHAVTFTHNGRFTRTRRSKQMLFGLINRPEFDQQLVEHAQKAGAELRTGVTVQRVEQHGSAVPDRRTVAVVLHGGETVLARAVVGADGSASRIGAHVGVKPAQVDLGLEAEIPVPESVAEDWKGRVLIDWGPMPGSYGWVFPKGDTLTVGVISARGEGAATKRYLEDFIARLGLSGFEPAISSGHLTRCRADDSPLSRGRVLVCGDAAGLLEPWTREGISFALRSGRLAGEWAVRIAEAHDAVDTRRQALNYAFAIKAGLGVEMSVGKRLLTVFEKRPGLFHAALTGFRPAWKAFRDITQGSTSLGEIVRVHPIAQRALTALDRGQAVPAEEPVSS, from the coding sequence GTGAGCGGCGAGAACTCTTCGGCGGACGACGTGCAGCGGGTGTGGGACGTCGTCGTGGTGGGCGCGGGACCCGCGGGGGCCTCGGCCGCCTATGCGGCCGCGGTCGCGGGACGGCGTGTGCTGTTGCTGGAGAAAGCCGAGTTGCCCCGCTACAAGACCTGCGGCGGTGGCATCATCGGCCCCTCGCGCGACGCGCTGCCCCCCGGTTTCGAGCTGCCCTTCCGCGACCGGGTGCACGCGGTCACCTTCACGCACAACGGCCGCTTCACCCGCACCCGCCGCTCCAAGCAGATGCTGTTCGGGCTGATCAACCGGCCCGAGTTCGACCAGCAGCTGGTCGAGCACGCCCAGAAGGCGGGCGCCGAGCTGCGTACGGGCGTCACGGTCCAGCGGGTCGAGCAGCACGGCTCGGCGGTCCCCGACCGGCGCACGGTGGCCGTCGTCCTGCACGGCGGCGAGACGGTGCTGGCACGCGCGGTCGTCGGTGCCGACGGCAGCGCCAGCCGCATAGGGGCACATGTCGGTGTGAAGCCGGCCCAGGTGGACCTCGGTCTGGAGGCGGAGATCCCGGTCCCGGAGTCGGTCGCCGAGGACTGGAAGGGGCGGGTCCTCATCGACTGGGGCCCGATGCCGGGCAGTTACGGCTGGGTGTTCCCGAAGGGCGACACGCTGACGGTCGGCGTGATCTCCGCGCGCGGTGAAGGCGCCGCCACCAAGCGGTACTTGGAGGACTTCATCGCCCGCCTCGGCCTGTCCGGCTTCGAGCCCGCCATCTCCTCCGGCCATCTGACCCGCTGCCGCGCGGATGACTCCCCGCTGTCCCGGGGCCGGGTGCTGGTCTGCGGTGACGCGGCCGGGCTGCTGGAGCCGTGGACGCGTGAGGGCATCTCCTTCGCGCTGCGCTCGGGCCGGCTCGCGGGGGAGTGGGCGGTCCGTATCGCCGAGGCGCACGACGCGGTCGACACCCGGCGCCAGGCCCTGAACTACGCGTTCGCGATCAAGGCCGGGCTCGGTGTCGAGATGAGCGTCGGCAAGCGCCTGCTGACCGTGTTCGAGAAGCGTCCCGGCCTCTTCCACGCGGCCCTCACCGGCTTCCGCCCGGCATGGAAGGCGTTCCGGGACATCACGCAGGGCTCGACCTCGCTGGGCGAGATCGTCCGCGTCCACCCGATCGCCCAGCGTGCCCTGACCGCGCTGGACCGGGGGCAGGCCGTCCCGGCGGAGGAACCCG